The genomic DNA acggtaccgtctcaactctgttgcgaggaaatgcaaccctatggctatattgattggtttgtattgtatattgtttgGCTGGTATGATTGTTGAAGATGTGttgattgttgagattgttAGAGGTGTGATAATTGTTGAGATTGTCTGAAGTTGTTCTATGAAAACCGTGTTGTTGCTAGAGTTGGATCTGTCAATTGATTGTGTTGTGAGTTGCTATGGAATGCTAATGAATGTatgtttaatgtttatgtgatATTGGGTGTTAGAGAAACGGTTGGAAGGGTTGTCTGAATTGGTTAGTAGAACTTAAATTTAGTTATTAtattggatataattattattacagtttgtatatatatatatatatatatatatactgtgtATGTATGCTGAGTGAGTTGAtagttggattggatgtgatgatattagttatttgattatttagttatttgtaattaaatatttatttaaaaaatgtcaTTTTACTCTGGAATATAGTATttactgagatgcagctcacatcctgcatatattttttccagataagcttctaGCTGCGCGGAAGAaacactttttgatatcggggatcagctcggAGAATTAGGTAGggaccttagttatttgatagatatCTTTTTGGTATAGAATGGATTTGAAAATGTTACCACCTgaaattttgtttagttgtatTACTGATATGGGtgcgaaaaagaaaatttctctcttttggaatgtatatacatattagagcTTACCAGGttggttttatatttttgggaATTTTATGGAAAGCCAGTTTTAGGTGAATATTTATGTGGTAATGGATATCGAGGAAAGATAGGGAAAATCCAGTTGAAATTTCTGGTCGTGACAGAGTTAGAGTGGGGAAACCAAAAGGGGATTTTAAGCCCCCTGTTCATTTCCTGAAAATGAGGAAAACACTCGAAGGACAGAAAGTTAATGTTATTGCAGACATCTCCAGAGCATTAGTATTGTCAGGATCTGATTCTGCCATATTTGGACCCAAGCATCTGGACCATGAGTTGCTACATAAGTTTGGGTGAGGTTCGTTTAAGCGGATGAACAAGCTAGGGGAGAAGGCTGACGTCTTTGCGCACAGTATCCGCGAGCATGGTAAATCTCAGATCTGTGAGAATGCAAGATAGTACAAGAGGGCTTCATGTTCATTCAAAAGCAATTGTGCTGACTATTCTCTAAAACTTTGTTCATTTCCAGTGGGATTGAGCCCAAAGTTTTCGGAAACAGTAAAGGGAAAGCTTAGCTTGGGAGCCCGAATCCTGCAACTTGGGGGGAGCAGAGAAAGTGTTCAAGACTCTGTTCAATGTCTGCGAAAAAGAGACTCCTAAAGGCTTTGCATTGCTACTTATCGACCGCAGCAGGTCCCGTAGCAGGCCTCATCTTCATCTCTACCCGAAATATTGGGTTCTGCAGTGAGAGATCCTTAAAACTGTCTGGCTCCAATGGTGAATCCATTAGAGTCCATTACGAGGTAAGATGAGACTTCTTAAAATCCTGGCTAGTATATCTGATTTCCAATGTTGTCTTTCACAAATCACTTGATTCTCAAAACAGATCCAAAGGGTAATCTCAGGA from Punica granatum isolate Tunisia-2019 chromosome 2, ASM765513v2, whole genome shotgun sequence includes the following:
- the LOC116194344 gene encoding LOW QUALITY PROTEIN: putative GEM-like protein 8 (The sequence of the model RefSeq protein was modified relative to this genomic sequence to represent the inferred CDS: inserted 4 bases in 2 codons; deleted 1 base in 1 codon); amino-acid sequence: MNKLGEKADVFAHSIREHVGLSPKFSETVKGKLSLGARILQLGGAEKVFKTLFNVCEXKRLLKALHCYLSTAAGPVAGLIFISTRNIGFCSERSLKLSGSNGESIRVHYELLIPLSKIKTENQRENAERPLXKYMQIVTADNFEFWFIGFLNYQKTRKHFQQAIFLKQRCYK